A single Mixta calida DNA region contains:
- a CDS encoding DUF2534 family protein, whose translation MIREKLKRPEGKKFLLSISAVFCVALAILIRATIGGVIEEYNLPLSEWSMQMYLLQGAMVIVYTLVLTLIFSLPLGFYFFGEKSNHQ comes from the coding sequence GTGATACGCGAGAAATTAAAACGGCCTGAAGGTAAAAAGTTTTTGCTCTCCATTTCCGCTGTATTTTGCGTGGCGTTAGCGATCCTTATTCGCGCCACTATCGGCGGCGTCATCGAAGAGTACAACCTGCCGCTCTCGGAGTGGTCAATGCAGATGTATCTGTTACAGGGTGCGATGGTTATCGTCTATACCCTGGTGCTAACCCTTATCTTCTCTCTGCCGCTGGGATTCTACTTTTTCGGCGAGAAATCGAATCATCAGTAA
- a CDS encoding diguanylate phosphodiesterase: MLSTLIYRSHLCDDVPVKILEEMVSKANKLNESYDVTGILLFNGTHFFQVLEGPEEAVLAIYQRICNDRRHHNLVELLRDYAPSRRFGNVGMELFNLQEYDPASVLQAVLDKGTTKYQLTYDDRALLFIRTFVEAREKENYFEVPPADAWDFLIDEETHPAKETTVSDTQPWHYAFQPIIDPFSRSIVSLEALMRSAEGGSPRACLTQPDREAAYEIDLKSKKQAFALAKKFGVDGLTLSINLLPMSLVVVPRAVEFLLEEIAAHGLVPEQITVELTENEVISREEAFETAIKQLKAAGISLAIDNFGAGSAGLLLLTRVQPNKIKIDRDIIHDVHKSGPKQAIVQAIIKCCSSLEISVIAEGVEKPEEWMWLEAAGVYNFQGPLFAKPKLNGIAAVAWPEKN, translated from the coding sequence ATGCTGTCTACTCTCATCTATCGCAGCCATCTTTGTGATGACGTTCCGGTAAAAATCCTGGAAGAGATGGTGAGCAAAGCCAATAAGCTCAACGAATCTTATGATGTTACCGGCATTCTGCTGTTTAACGGCACGCACTTTTTCCAGGTTCTGGAAGGTCCCGAAGAGGCCGTACTCGCCATTTACCAGCGCATCTGTAACGATCGCCGCCACCATAATCTGGTGGAGTTGTTACGCGACTACGCGCCTTCTCGCCGGTTCGGCAACGTCGGGATGGAGCTGTTTAATCTGCAAGAGTATGACCCGGCCTCGGTGTTACAGGCGGTGCTGGATAAAGGCACGACTAAATACCAGCTGACCTATGACGACAGAGCGCTACTCTTTATCCGCACCTTTGTCGAGGCGCGGGAAAAAGAGAACTATTTTGAAGTGCCGCCAGCGGATGCCTGGGATTTCCTGATCGACGAAGAGACGCATCCGGCGAAAGAAACCACGGTCTCCGATACACAGCCCTGGCACTACGCTTTTCAGCCGATTATCGACCCTTTTTCACGATCTATCGTCTCGCTGGAAGCGCTGATGCGCAGCGCCGAGGGTGGCTCTCCCCGCGCCTGTCTCACGCAGCCCGATCGTGAAGCCGCTTATGAGATCGATCTGAAATCGAAGAAACAGGCTTTCGCGCTGGCGAAAAAATTTGGCGTCGATGGGCTGACGCTTTCAATCAACCTGTTGCCGATGTCGCTGGTGGTGGTGCCCAGAGCGGTTGAGTTCCTACTGGAGGAAATTGCGGCGCATGGCCTCGTGCCTGAGCAAATCACGGTTGAGCTGACCGAAAATGAAGTGATTTCGCGTGAGGAAGCGTTCGAAACGGCGATTAAGCAGTTAAAAGCGGCGGGCATCAGCCTGGCGATCGATAATTTTGGCGCCGGCTCGGCGGGCCTGCTGCTGCTGACGCGCGTTCAGCCCAATAAGATCAAAATCGATCGCGATATCATTCACGACGTACATAAAAGCGGCCCTAAACAGGCGATTGTTCAGGCGATCATAAAATGCTGTTCGTCGCTGGAAATTTCAGTGATTGCGGAAGGCGTAGAGAAACCTGAAGAGTGGATGTGGCTCGAAGCGGCGGGCGTCTATAACTTTCAGGGGCCGCTGTTTGCCAAACCGAAACTGAACGGCATTGCGGCCGTCGCCTGGCCGGAGAAGAACTAA